One Elaeis guineensis isolate ETL-2024a chromosome 10, EG11, whole genome shotgun sequence genomic window carries:
- the LOC140852069 gene encoding uncharacterized protein At5g01610-like isoform X1 → MDQMVNKMGTYWFNKKATKELSSVGDEINSISNSIEGGAKWLVNKMKEMVSSGRMQKPLPDLLQEYDMPIGLFPKDATNYEFNE, encoded by the exons ATGGATCAGATGGTGAACAAGATGGGGACGTATTGGTTCAATAAGAAAGCCACCAAAGAGCTCTCCTCCGTTGGAGACGAGATCAAT TCAATTTCAAACAGTATCGAGGGGGGAGCAAAATGGCTGGTCAATAAAATGAAAG AAATGGTCTCTTCAGGAAGGATGCAGAAACCATTGCCGGATCTACTGCAGGAATATGATATGCCAATTGGCCTCTTCCCTAAGGATGCCACCAACTACGAGTTCAATGAATAG
- the LOC140852069 gene encoding uncharacterized protein At5g01610-like isoform X2, which produces MDQMVNKMGTYWFNKKATKELSSVGDEINSISNSIEGGAKWLVNKMKGRMQKPLPDLLQEYDMPIGLFPKDATNYEFNE; this is translated from the exons ATGGATCAGATGGTGAACAAGATGGGGACGTATTGGTTCAATAAGAAAGCCACCAAAGAGCTCTCCTCCGTTGGAGACGAGATCAAT TCAATTTCAAACAGTATCGAGGGGGGAGCAAAATGGCTGGTCAATAAAATGAAAG GAAGGATGCAGAAACCATTGCCGGATCTACTGCAGGAATATGATATGCCAATTGGCCTCTTCCCTAAGGATGCCACCAACTACGAGTTCAATGAATAG